A genome region from Hippopotamus amphibius kiboko isolate mHipAmp2 chromosome 1, mHipAmp2.hap2, whole genome shotgun sequence includes the following:
- the RNF223 gene encoding RING finger protein 223 isoform X2: MSSGPQVWHTAMPPSNRSSPTATVPRSPSSAGSPRTPGTPGSEKVASPLECSICFSGYDNIFKTPKELSCTHVFCLECLARLAAAQPAGQPGSEAVPCPFCRRPTAVPAAGAPALRSSRQLQARLPAHLRREEPVWLEGTKLCCRPPPSAPGPAAPGFVCVDVGPSKPSAPAAPVPTPGPAHRGGRLARCWARCGDWKRTALVSVLLLVLFCVVLWPVQCALRTGSLHCLPRPPPTAAAASTTFSLGSLADN, translated from the coding sequence ATGTCATCAGGCCCTCAGGTGTGGCACACGGCCATGCCGCCTTCCAACAGGAGCAGCCCCACAGCCACAGTGCCCAGGTCCCCCAGCTCGGCCGGCAGCCCCAGGACCCCTGGAACCCCTGGTTCAGAGAAGGTGGCCTCCCCTCTGGAGTGCTCCATCTGCTTCTCAGGCTACGACAACATCTTCAAGACGCCCAAGGAGCTCTCCTGCACCCATGTCTTCTGCCTGGAGTGCCTGGCACGGCTGGCAGCCGCCCAGCCCGCAGGCCAGCCCGGGAGCGAGGCCGTGCCCTGCCCGTTCTGCCGGCGGCCCACAGCCGTGCCTGCTGCTGGGGCCCCCGCGCTGCGCAGCAGCCGCCAACTGCAGGCCCGGCTGCCAGCGCACCTGCGGCGGGAGGAGCCCGTGTGGCTGGAGGGCACCAAGCTGTGCTGCCGCCCGCCACCCTCCGCGCCTGGCCCGGCGGCGCCCGGCTTCGTGTGCGTGGACGTGGGCCCGAGCAAGCCCTCCGCGCCTGCCGCACCCGTGCCCACCCCGGGCCCTGCCCACCGCGGGGGCCGCCTGGCCCGCTGCTGGGCGCGCTGCGGGGACTGGAAGCGCACGGCGCTCGTCTCGGTGCTGCTGCTGGTGCTCTTCTGTGTGGTGCTCTGGCCGGTGCAGTGCGCGCTCAGGACCGGGAGCCTGCACTGCCTGCCCCGGCCGCCCCCCACTGCCGCGGCAGCCAGCACCACCTTCTCGCTTGGGTCCTTGGCTGACAACTAG
- the RNF223 gene encoding RING finger protein 223 isoform X1 yields the protein MVTAWATVIITFISAQRRGQSGTMSSGPQVWHTAMPPSNRSSPTATVPRSPSSAGSPRTPGTPGSEKVASPLECSICFSGYDNIFKTPKELSCTHVFCLECLARLAAAQPAGQPGSEAVPCPFCRRPTAVPAAGAPALRSSRQLQARLPAHLRREEPVWLEGTKLCCRPPPSAPGPAAPGFVCVDVGPSKPSAPAAPVPTPGPAHRGGRLARCWARCGDWKRTALVSVLLLVLFCVVLWPVQCALRTGSLHCLPRPPPTAAAASTTFSLGSLADN from the exons ATGGTAACTGCGTGGGCCACTGTCATCATCACCTTTATTTCTGCCCAGCGGCGTGGCCAG TCCGGAACCATGTCATCAGGCCCTCAGGTGTGGCACACGGCCATGCCGCCTTCCAACAGGAGCAGCCCCACAGCCACAGTGCCCAGGTCCCCCAGCTCGGCCGGCAGCCCCAGGACCCCTGGAACCCCTGGTTCAGAGAAGGTGGCCTCCCCTCTGGAGTGCTCCATCTGCTTCTCAGGCTACGACAACATCTTCAAGACGCCCAAGGAGCTCTCCTGCACCCATGTCTTCTGCCTGGAGTGCCTGGCACGGCTGGCAGCCGCCCAGCCCGCAGGCCAGCCCGGGAGCGAGGCCGTGCCCTGCCCGTTCTGCCGGCGGCCCACAGCCGTGCCTGCTGCTGGGGCCCCCGCGCTGCGCAGCAGCCGCCAACTGCAGGCCCGGCTGCCAGCGCACCTGCGGCGGGAGGAGCCCGTGTGGCTGGAGGGCACCAAGCTGTGCTGCCGCCCGCCACCCTCCGCGCCTGGCCCGGCGGCGCCCGGCTTCGTGTGCGTGGACGTGGGCCCGAGCAAGCCCTCCGCGCCTGCCGCACCCGTGCCCACCCCGGGCCCTGCCCACCGCGGGGGCCGCCTGGCCCGCTGCTGGGCGCGCTGCGGGGACTGGAAGCGCACGGCGCTCGTCTCGGTGCTGCTGCTGGTGCTCTTCTGTGTGGTGCTCTGGCCGGTGCAGTGCGCGCTCAGGACCGGGAGCCTGCACTGCCTGCCCCGGCCGCCCCCCACTGCCGCGGCAGCCAGCACCACCTTCTCGCTTGGGTCCTTGGCTGACAACTAG
- the LOC130859549 gene encoding tyrosine-protein phosphatase non-receptor type 11-like, protein MGVASPKRPERPGPSRHDLSQVSPAARWPDAGTPPYALRADGRRQGVGEESTSLEKLDRSTGWPWAGHLSFWASVNQYVCPGEQWRWFHPNISGVEAEQLLLSRGQHGSFLARPSQSCPGGFTLSVRRHDEVTHIKVQSTGDYCDLYGGEKFATLAELVQHHTGQRGGLLRERGGAPVELRHPLGCQDPTSERWYHGHLSGKEAEKLLMEKGRPGSFLVRESQSKPGDFVLSALTQQLDRADRQPRVTHVRIHFQPDGKCDVGGGERFDTLGDLVESYRKNPLVERSGAVVHLGQPLKTTRISATSIGSRVRELSQATDASEKAKQGFWEEFEVSTCCLLPPADFHSRAAARMLQQQECRLLYPRKEGQRLENKPKNRYKNILPFDTTRVILRDVDDSVPGADYINANYIRSDPEEKPGHGPGKVYIATQGCLPTTVAAFWAMVHQENTRVIVMTTREVERGRDKCFRYWPELHGSQDYGRLRVCNVAEHQAQGYCVRELRVWRADRGHSPVSRAGAWDAPRRTCWRSRARPAQEESPRTVKHCQYLSWPDHGVPAEPTGVLGFLDEVNQAQSSMLGAGPMVVHCSAGIGRTGTIIVIDILVDVIRRQGPDCDIDVLKTIQLVRRQRSGMVQTEAQYKFVYLALQRYIQGEQLRLREQVGAGPRRGGACGGIAMATRGPSPQREPREEGDSLNVGASPADPGRSPGPAPPRAPAATPEASGRAYGNLRDLWP, encoded by the exons ATGGGCGTGGCTTCCCCCAAGCggccggagcgcccggggcccaGCAGACATGACCTCTCCCAGGTGAGCCCGGCCGCCCGGTGGCCAGACGCCGGGACCCCACCATATGCGCTTCGGGCCGATGGGCGCCGACAGGGG GTTGGAGAGGAGAGCACGTCTCTG gaGAAGCTGGATAGGAGCACcgggtggccttgggcaggtcaccTGAGCTTCTGGGCCTCTGTGAACCAGTACGTGTGCCCTGGGGAGCAATGGAG GTGGTTTCATCCCAACATCAGCGGGGTCGAGGCGGAACAGCTGCTCCTGTCCAGGGGCCAGCACGGGAGCTTCCTGGCAAGACCCAGCCAGAGCTGCCCTGGGGGCTTCACGCTGTCCGtcag GCGCCATGACGAGGTGACCCACATCAAGGTGCAGAGCACAGGCGACTACTGCGATCTGTACGGAGGGGAGAAGTTCGCGACGCTGGCCGAGCTGGTGCAGCACCACACAGGCCAGCGCGGGGGTCTGCTTCGGGAGCGCGGGGGCGCCCCCGTGGAGCTCCGGCACCCGCTGGGCTGCCAGGACCCCACGTCGGAACG GTGGTATCACGGGCACCTGTCTGGCAAGGAGGCCGAGAAGCTGCTGATGGAGAAGGGGCGTCCGGGCAGCTTTCTGGTTCGGGAGAGTCAGAGCAAGCCTGGGGACTTCGTGCTGTCAGCGCTCACACAGCAGCTGGACAGGGCGGACCGCCAGCCACGCGTCACCCACGTCAGGATCCACTTCCAG CCAGATGGGAAGTGCGATGTGGGAGGCGGCGAGCGGTTCGACACCCTGGGAGACCTGGTGGAAAGCTACAGGAAGAACCCCCTGGTGGAGAGATCGGGGGCCGTGGTGCACCTCGGGCAG CCCCTCAAGACCACGAGAATCAGCGCCACAAGCATTGGGAGCCGTGTGCGGGAGCTCAGCCAGGCCACAGacgccagcgagaaggccaagcAGGGCTTCTGGGAGGAGTTTGAGGTGTCGACCTGCTGCCTGCTGCCCCCCGCTGACTTCCATTCCCGGGCTGCAGCGAGG ATGCTGCAGCAGCAGGAATGCCGGCTCCTGTATCCCCGGAAGGAGGGCCAGAGGCTGGAGAACAAGCCCAAGAATCGATACAAGAACATCCTTCCCT TTGATACCACCCGTGTCATCCTGCGTGATGTGGATGACAGTGTGCCTGGAGCCGACTACATCAACGCCAACTACATCAGG AGTGACCCAGAGGAGAAGCCAGGCCACGGACCGGGCAAGGTGTACATCGCCACCCAGGGCTGTCTGCCAACTACAGTGGCTGCCTTCTGGGCCATGGTGCACCAGGAGAACACGCGTGTCATCGTTATGACCACCAGGGAGGTGGAACGAGGCCGG GACAAGTGTTTCCGATACTGGCCAGAGCTGCACGGCAGCCAGGACTACGGCCGCCTGCGTGTGTGCAACGTGGCTGAGCACCAGGCCCAGGGCTATTGTGTGCGGGAGCTGCGGGTGTGGCGGGCAGACCGG GGTCACAGCCCTGTCAGCAGGGCAGGTGCCTGGGACGCGCCCAGACGTACCTGCTGGCGCTCACGAGCCCGCCCTGCCCAGGAGGAGTCGCCGCGCACGGTGAAGCACTGCCAGTACTTGAGCTGGCCGGACCATGGGGTCCCGGCCGAGCCCACCGGCGTCCTTGGCTTCCTGGACGAGGTGAACCAGGCCCAGAGCAGCATGCTGGGGGCCGGACCCATGGTAGTACACTGCAG CGCCGGCATCGGACGCACTGGCACCATCATTGTGATTGACATCCTGGTGGACGTCATTCGCAGGCAGG GGCCGGACTGCGACATCGACGTCCTCAAGACGATCCAGCTGGTGCGGCGGCAGCGCTCGGGGATGGTGCAGACCGAGGCGCAGTACAAGTTCGTGTACTTGGCGCTGCAGCGGTACATCCAGGGCGAGCAGCTGCGCCTGCGCGagcaggtgggggcggggccgcgccggGGTGGAGCCTGCGGGGGCATCGCCATGGCGACCCGCGGCCCCTCCCCTCAGCGCGAGCCGCGGGAGGAAGGCGACTCCCTGAACGTGGGCGCCTCGCCCGCCGACCCCGGCCGCAGCCCCGGACCCGCGCCGCCCCGGGCGCCGGCGGC GACCCCGGAGGCCTCCGGCCGCGCGTACGGGAACCTGCGGGACCTCTGGCCGTGA